The following proteins are co-located in the Pedobacter frigiditerrae genome:
- a CDS encoding NAD(P)-dependent alcohol dehydrogenase, which yields MIQSKGYAAQTPETDLAAWNFERREVGAYDVQLEILFCGVCHSDLHQIKNDWFPGIFPMVPGHEIVGKVIKVGDHVKNFKLGDLAGVGCLVDSCQVCENCKDGLEQYCLDGNTQTYNNKGRDGVPTYGGYSNNIVVREEFVLHISDKLPLAATAPLLCAGITTYSPLKHWKVGKGHKLAVLGLGGLGHMAVKFGVAFGAEVTVLSTSPSKEQAAIELGAHHFVVTSDAAQVKAVTGSFDFILDTVSADHDMNMYLSLLRTNGVHIVVGVPAPYAIHPFSLIGGRKSLAGSGIGGLPETQEMLNFCAEHNIVSDIELIDIKDITAAYERMVKGDVRYRFVIDMATL from the coding sequence ATGATACAATCAAAAGGATATGCAGCACAAACTCCAGAGACTGATTTAGCAGCTTGGAACTTTGAGCGTAGAGAAGTTGGCGCATACGATGTTCAGCTTGAAATATTATTCTGTGGTGTTTGCCATAGCGATTTACATCAAATTAAAAACGATTGGTTTCCAGGAATATTCCCTATGGTACCAGGTCACGAAATTGTGGGCAAGGTAATTAAGGTAGGCGATCATGTGAAAAACTTTAAATTAGGTGATTTAGCAGGAGTGGGATGTTTAGTTGATTCTTGCCAGGTATGCGAAAACTGTAAAGATGGCCTTGAGCAATATTGTTTAGATGGAAATACACAAACCTATAATAACAAAGGTAGAGATGGCGTGCCTACTTATGGTGGTTACTCGAACAATATTGTAGTGCGTGAAGAGTTTGTATTACACATTTCGGATAAATTACCTTTAGCGGCAACGGCGCCATTGTTATGCGCAGGTATTACTACTTATTCTCCTTTAAAACATTGGAAAGTAGGAAAAGGACACAAATTAGCTGTTTTAGGTCTAGGCGGTTTAGGACACATGGCTGTTAAATTTGGTGTGGCTTTTGGCGCTGAAGTAACCGTATTGAGTACGTCTCCATCTAAAGAACAAGCAGCTATAGAATTGGGTGCACATCACTTTGTGGTAACTTCAGATGCAGCACAAGTAAAAGCCGTAACTGGTAGTTTTGATTTTATATTAGATACAGTATCTGCAGATCATGACATGAATATGTACCTTTCGTTGTTGCGTACCAATGGTGTTCATATTGTGGTAGGTGTTCCAGCTCCTTATGCTATCCATCCATTTTCTTTAATCGGTGGTCGTAAAAGCTTGGCTGGTTCTGGTATTGGAGGTTTACCCGAAACTCAAGAGATGTTAAATTTTTGCGCAGAACACAACATTGTTTCAGATATCGAATTGATAGACATCAAAGACATAACCGCTGCTTATGAAAGAATGGTTAAAGGCGATGTAAGGTATCGATTTGTAATTGACATGGCTACTTTGTAA
- a CDS encoding YtxH domain-containing protein, which produces MGLLRTAIIGAAIYGAYKYITKPDEVTGKSIVDDLKDKAPEWMEKAKAYKEDLQAKYMNDDLAR; this is translated from the coding sequence ATGGGATTATTAAGAACAGCAATAATTGGAGCGGCCATTTATGGCGCCTATAAATACATCACTAAACCTGATGAAGTAACTGGTAAGTCTATTGTAGACGATCTGAAAGACAAAGCACCAGAGTGGATGGAAAAAGCAAAAGCTTACAAAGAAGATTTACAGGCTAAATACATGAATGATGATTTAGCGAGATAA
- a CDS encoding MBL fold metallo-hydrolase gives MALFISSLNTGSNGNCFYIGNTDEAILVDAGLSCKETEIRMQRLSLSMSKVKAIFISHEHSDHIRGLPVLAKKYQIPVYITQSTLLSGRQQIQSHLIQSFLAYVPVQFGNLSITAFPKKHDAAEPHSFTVCCNGVTVGVFTDIGGHCDHVINNFKNCHAAFLEANYDEEMLEKGRYPYFLKNRIRGGNGHLSNKQALDLFLAHKPAHMSHLFLSHLSKDNNCPDLVHNLFQSHANGTEIIVASRLQETAVYHISA, from the coding sequence ATGGCATTATTCATCAGCTCCTTAAACACCGGTAGTAACGGCAATTGTTTCTACATTGGCAATACCGATGAAGCAATATTAGTTGATGCTGGTTTAAGCTGTAAGGAAACTGAAATAAGGATGCAAAGGTTATCGCTCTCTATGAGCAAGGTAAAAGCCATATTTATTTCCCATGAGCACAGCGACCATATCCGTGGATTACCAGTGCTGGCAAAAAAATATCAAATACCTGTTTATATAACTCAAAGCACCTTGCTTAGTGGAAGACAACAAATCCAATCTCATTTGATCCAATCATTTTTGGCTTACGTTCCTGTGCAGTTTGGCAACTTAAGCATCACTGCATTCCCAAAAAAACACGATGCCGCAGAACCTCATAGTTTTACGGTTTGTTGTAATGGTGTTACTGTAGGTGTATTTACAGATATTGGAGGCCATTGTGATCATGTGATCAATAACTTTAAGAATTGTCACGCTGCTTTTTTAGAAGCCAATTACGATGAGGAAATGTTAGAAAAAGGACGTTATCCCTATTTTCTCAAGAACCGCATTCGTGGTGGTAATGGTCACCTCTCAAATAAACAAGCTTTAGATTTATTCCTAGCACATAAACCTGCTCACATGAGTCATTTATTCCTTTCCCACTTAAGTAAGGATAATAATTGTCCAGATTTGGTGCATAACTTATTTCAATCGCATGCAAATGGAACTGAGATCATTGTAGCTTCTAGGCTGCAAGAAACAGCGGTTTACCATATTAGCGCTTAA
- a CDS encoding TonB-dependent receptor, with protein MKHKYLSFLILFLLALSANSVFAQSPITGIVKRTDGAPVPRATIKIRGTNISVSADDKGAFSINSKQDAPFYLQVSSVGYKPQDFQVLKLQDTPLELVLVEDALLDQIVVTSRRRSEVLQDVPIAITVIGGQAAENAGAFNVNRLKELVPSVQLYASNARNTTLNVRGLGSTFGLTNDGIDPGVGFYVDGVYQARPAATSTDFLDIEQIEILRGPQGTLFGKNTTAGAFNITTTKPTQVPTAKAELSFGNYNFIQAKTSISGGLAKNLAAKLAISGTQRDGTIYNTREERKYSGQNNIGIKSQYYYTPSDKLQILLSGDVSIQHPAGYPLVIAGVTTTERSAYRQYAKIVSDLGYKQPVIDPFSRTINTNTPWKQNQSIGGASLNVDYKIGNGTLTSTSAWRFWNWDPTNDRDFSELSALTKSQGNSRHDQYSQEVRYAGQITEKLSGVVGVFVLGQNLKGLSQTEEVGKDQWRFVQTAATGAQALYSTPGLLDGFGIKTNSTIKSLSAAVFAQVDWEFLNHLHILPGLRYTYDKKDVDYDRVTYGGLQTSDAALLALKAAVYANQQFTTSTDNNNLSGNITLSYRPTDKVNAYGTFSTAYKPVGVNVGGLPTTSNGQADLSLAIVKPEYVEHYELGLKTKPIKGLIVNVTAFNTDIKDYQTNVQSPQLGVNRGYLANAEKVKVRGLEVDGSLQLERFLTVNAALAYLDGKYVKFTNAPLPLEETGHTEIINGVSTQVAFKDASGGRLPGISKWNVSGGAEFSTPGNLATKIGRFFIAADASYRSGYSSNPTPSKVLNVDGYALLNARAGFKSEKISIFVWSRNIANKNYYEQLQAAAGNSGLYAGVLGDPRTYGTTLRYSF; from the coding sequence ATGAAGCACAAATACTTATCCTTTCTAATCCTCTTTTTGTTAGCCCTTTCCGCAAACTCTGTTTTTGCACAAAGCCCTATTACGGGTATCGTAAAACGTACAGATGGGGCTCCAGTACCACGAGCTACCATTAAAATAAGGGGTACCAATATCTCTGTAAGTGCAGATGATAAAGGTGCTTTTAGCATCAATTCAAAACAAGATGCGCCATTTTATCTTCAAGTGAGCTCAGTAGGCTACAAGCCACAAGATTTTCAAGTTTTAAAACTTCAAGACACTCCTTTAGAGTTAGTTTTAGTAGAAGATGCCTTGTTAGATCAAATTGTTGTAACTTCAAGAAGACGTTCAGAAGTTTTACAAGATGTGCCAATCGCCATTACTGTAATTGGTGGTCAGGCAGCAGAAAACGCAGGCGCTTTTAATGTTAATCGTTTAAAAGAACTAGTTCCATCCGTACAGTTATATGCATCGAATGCTAGAAACACAACACTAAATGTTAGAGGTTTGGGCTCAACTTTTGGTTTAACGAATGATGGTATCGATCCAGGAGTAGGTTTTTATGTTGATGGAGTTTATCAGGCTCGTCCGGCAGCAACTTCTACAGACTTCCTCGATATAGAACAAATAGAAATCTTACGCGGTCCACAAGGCACGTTGTTCGGTAAAAACACTACCGCTGGTGCGTTTAACATCACTACAACAAAACCAACTCAAGTGCCAACAGCAAAAGCAGAGCTAAGCTTTGGTAACTATAACTTTATACAAGCAAAGACATCAATTTCTGGTGGCTTGGCAAAAAATCTTGCTGCAAAACTAGCTATCTCTGGTACACAAAGAGATGGTACAATTTATAATACTAGAGAAGAACGTAAATACAGTGGACAAAACAACATTGGTATTAAAAGTCAATATTATTACACACCATCAGACAAATTACAAATACTGTTAAGTGGAGATGTGAGCATTCAACATCCTGCTGGTTACCCACTTGTAATTGCAGGTGTTACCACAACAGAGAGGAGTGCTTACCGTCAATATGCTAAAATTGTTTCCGATTTAGGTTACAAACAACCTGTTATTGACCCATTTTCAAGAACAATAAATACAAATACACCTTGGAAACAAAACCAATCAATCGGTGGTGCATCATTAAACGTAGATTATAAAATTGGCAATGGAACACTTACTTCTACAAGTGCTTGGAGATTTTGGAACTGGGACCCTACAAACGACCGTGATTTCTCAGAGTTGTCTGCCTTAACCAAATCTCAAGGAAACTCTCGTCATGATCAGTATTCTCAAGAGGTAAGATATGCTGGTCAAATCACCGAGAAGTTGAGTGGTGTGGTTGGTGTGTTCGTTCTTGGTCAGAATTTAAAAGGATTGTCTCAAACAGAAGAAGTTGGTAAAGACCAATGGAGATTTGTTCAAACAGCAGCTACAGGTGCACAAGCTTTATATTCAACCCCTGGTTTATTAGATGGTTTTGGAATTAAAACCAATTCAACAATTAAATCGTTAAGTGCTGCTGTGTTTGCACAAGTTGATTGGGAATTTTTAAATCACTTACATATTTTGCCCGGTTTAAGATACACTTATGATAAAAAAGATGTTGATTATGATAGGGTTACTTACGGGGGTCTACAAACCTCAGATGCTGCATTACTTGCGTTAAAAGCAGCAGTTTATGCTAATCAACAGTTTACCACAAGCACAGATAACAACAACTTGTCTGGTAACATTACGCTATCTTACCGTCCAACCGATAAAGTAAATGCTTATGGTACTTTTTCTACTGCTTATAAACCTGTTGGCGTAAATGTAGGTGGTTTGCCAACAACATCAAACGGACAAGCAGACTTATCATTGGCAATTGTAAAACCAGAATATGTTGAGCATTACGAGTTAGGCTTGAAGACAAAACCAATTAAAGGTTTAATTGTAAATGTAACAGCTTTTAATACAGATATTAAAGATTACCAAACTAACGTTCAATCTCCGCAATTAGGTGTAAATAGAGGTTATTTAGCTAATGCTGAGAAGGTTAAAGTAAGAGGATTAGAGGTAGATGGTAGCTTGCAGTTAGAAAGATTTTTAACTGTTAATGCAGCCTTGGCTTATCTTGATGGTAAATACGTAAAGTTCACTAATGCACCTTTGCCTTTAGAAGAAACTGGGCATACTGAAATCATTAATGGAGTATCTACTCAAGTGGCTTTTAAAGATGCTTCTGGTGGCAGATTGCCAGGTATATCTAAATGGAATGTTTCTGGTGGTGCAGAATTTAGCACTCCAGGTAATTTGGCAACCAAAATTGGAAGGTTTTTTATAGCTGCAGATGCTAGTTACCGTTCAGGTTATTCTTCAAACCCAACTCCATCAAAAGTGTTAAATGTTGATGGCTATGCTTTATTAAATGCTAGGGCAGGATTTAAGTCAGAAAAAATCTCAATATTCGTTTGGAGCAGAAACATTGCCAACAAAAATTATTACGAACAATTACAAGCTGCAGCAGGTAATTCTGGTTTATATGCAGGTGTACTTGGCGATCCAAGAACTTATGGTACAACGTTGAGATATAGTTTCTAG
- a CDS encoding DUF2721 domain-containing protein produces MNLSINTPALLFPAISLIMLAYTNRFLSLASLVRSLHAKYAADSKDGSIIHSQIKNLRYRLRLIKNMQTYGICSFISCIFCMFFIYIEKEIMGEILFAISLLFFIASLFTSLIEIRLSTKALEYELSDMEDLQDPSLVQYIKNKFDK; encoded by the coding sequence ATGAATTTAAGCATAAATACTCCCGCACTATTATTTCCTGCAATAAGTTTAATCATGTTGGCTTATACCAACAGGTTTTTATCATTGGCAAGTTTAGTGAGAAGTTTACACGCTAAATATGCTGCCGATAGCAAGGATGGCTCGATTATTCATAGCCAAATAAAAAACCTGCGTTATAGGTTACGCCTTATTAAAAATATGCAGACTTATGGCATTTGTAGTTTTATAAGTTGCATATTTTGTATGTTTTTTATTTATATAGAAAAAGAAATAATGGGCGAAATATTGTTTGCTATTAGTTTATTATTCTTTATTGCATCGTTGTTTACTTCTCTAATTGAAATTAGATTAAGCACTAAAGCTTTAGAATATGAATTAAGCGATATGGAAGACCTGCAAGATCCTTCGTTAGTTCAGTATATTAAAAATAAGTTTGATAAATAG
- a CDS encoding sensor histidine kinase — protein sequence MISYSTLFSAKVGRYITLILLLLIAKPNVQAQEVNDYLSFNPAGIEGNQIKIIPQGKTVKVLATGGYVDIRVNKALRITEGIIFRTYFKNKSVEKTVDNPFDAAIYLSPGNDFYIDLLDVNSNDLIKRYILQRPHLIPRIEFYNQENHHIYTTNQDGKEGAFKLPPGEKIRLELTQDNGFKFMHVEYVLRNLKTGKTQQGTSKYRIKDLSFEANTYYELRVNYVDQRESTIVVHIRVKPYWYQSIITYVSILVVLAALGILLIIKTFKKRINISKKEQRKLEQAAIRLQSLLNPHFTFNALSSIQGLMNTNRIDEANQYLEEFSSLLRQTLATSQQVYTTLDKELEMMRLYIKLEAFRFNFSWEIEIDEELNLSEIEIPTLLLQPLIENAIKHGIGNLGDQGKLIIKCKEGAKKDTFIIVIRDNGTWVEKEHNGYGLSLTAERIQTINKMKKEQSIVLTFNKVEGTEAILTFENWI from the coding sequence ATGATTTCATATTCAACACTTTTTTCAGCAAAAGTCGGTCGGTATATTACATTAATTTTATTGCTCCTTATTGCAAAGCCGAATGTTCAGGCTCAGGAAGTAAATGATTATCTTAGTTTTAATCCCGCAGGAATAGAAGGTAATCAAATCAAAATCATCCCTCAAGGTAAAACTGTTAAAGTTTTAGCAACAGGCGGCTATGTAGACATCCGGGTTAATAAGGCACTTAGAATAACAGAGGGGATAATCTTTCGCACATATTTCAAAAATAAATCGGTTGAAAAAACAGTTGACAATCCATTTGATGCTGCAATTTACCTTTCTCCTGGTAATGATTTTTATATTGATTTGCTCGATGTCAATTCAAACGATTTAATAAAAAGGTACATCCTACAACGGCCTCATTTAATTCCGCGAATTGAATTTTATAATCAGGAAAACCATCATATCTATACTACAAATCAAGATGGCAAAGAAGGCGCATTCAAGTTGCCTCCTGGAGAAAAAATAAGACTAGAACTAACACAAGACAATGGGTTTAAGTTTATGCATGTAGAGTATGTTTTACGTAACTTAAAAACTGGAAAAACACAGCAAGGAACTAGCAAATACAGGATCAAAGATTTAAGCTTTGAAGCCAACACTTATTACGAGCTTCGAGTTAATTACGTTGATCAGCGTGAAAGTACAATTGTAGTTCATATACGTGTAAAACCCTACTGGTATCAATCTATCATTACTTACGTGAGTATCTTGGTTGTTTTAGCAGCTCTTGGTATTTTGTTGATCATTAAAACCTTCAAGAAAAGGATCAACATTTCTAAGAAAGAACAACGCAAGTTAGAACAAGCAGCAATTCGATTACAATCTTTACTTAATCCACATTTTACCTTTAATGCCTTGAGCTCAATACAAGGTTTAATGAACACCAATCGCATTGATGAAGCCAACCAGTACCTAGAAGAATTTAGCTCTTTATTGCGACAAACTCTGGCTACCAGTCAGCAAGTTTATACCACGCTCGATAAGGAATTAGAAATGATGCGTTTATACATCAAACTAGAAGCATTTAGGTTTAATTTCTCATGGGAAATAGAAATTGATGAGGAGTTAAACTTATCGGAAATTGAAATTCCAACTTTGTTATTGCAACCATTGATAGAAAATGCCATTAAACACGGGATTGGGAATTTGGGAGATCAAGGAAAATTGATAATTAAGTGCAAGGAAGGCGCAAAAAAGGATACTTTTATTATTGTAATCAGAGATAATGGCACATGGGTGGAAAAAGAACATAACGGTTATGGTCTTTCTTTAACTGCAGAGCGGATACAAACCATTAATAAAATGAAAAAAGAACAATCTATTGTATTAACTTTTAACAAAGTTGAAGGTACGGAAGCCATTTTAACATTCGAAAATTGGATATGA
- a CDS encoding GNAT family N-acetyltransferase, which translates to MLIRQATLLDIDPVMQLVKAVVPLMIEAGNFQWDDTYPNPEVFETDIQLQQLWLAEIDGAIAGIAAITTDQEAEYAKVGWDTNETAIVIHRLAVHPAYQGKGIAVALLEKAELIAINKNIHIFRVDTNSMNKATQALFPRLGYGFAGEIDLSFRPSLLFYCYEKRLAVR; encoded by the coding sequence ATGCTCATCAGACAAGCTACACTTTTGGATATTGATCCTGTCATGCAATTGGTTAAAGCAGTTGTCCCGTTAATGATTGAGGCTGGTAATTTCCAATGGGATGATACTTATCCAAATCCTGAAGTATTTGAAACAGACATACAATTACAGCAATTATGGCTTGCAGAAATTGATGGAGCTATAGCGGGCATCGCTGCCATTACCACAGACCAAGAAGCAGAATATGCAAAAGTTGGTTGGGATACTAATGAAACTGCCATCGTTATCCATCGCTTAGCTGTACATCCGGCCTATCAAGGCAAAGGTATTGCGGTAGCACTATTAGAAAAAGCTGAACTCATTGCTATCAATAAAAATATCCATATCTTTCGTGTAGATACCAATAGCATGAACAAAGCCACGCAAGCACTATTCCCGAGATTAGGCTATGGATTTGCTGGCGAAATTGATTTAAGTTTTAGACCAAGTTTATTGTTTTACTGTTATGAGAAACGGTTAGCGGTTAGGTAA
- a CDS encoding TIGR00730 family Rossman fold protein: MKSLCVYCGSNFNGDPVLRKAIEDLAETMASQNITLVFGGGSVGVMGVIADEILKHNGKATGIIPQFLMDKEVGHKGLTEMIVTENMHQRKQKMADLADGFVILPGGFGTLEELFEVLTWLQLGLHGKPIGVLNVNGFYDHLFKQMDVMVEHRFLKQTNRDLVFNETDAAVLVSKMQNFKAAPDEVWFRDRNLS, translated from the coding sequence ATGAAATCACTCTGCGTGTATTGCGGTTCCAATTTTAATGGCGACCCAGTTTTAAGAAAAGCTATAGAAGATTTAGCTGAAACAATGGCATCCCAAAATATCACTTTAGTTTTTGGTGGTGGAAGCGTAGGTGTAATGGGTGTAATTGCAGATGAAATATTAAAACACAACGGAAAAGCAACTGGCATTATTCCTCAGTTTTTAATGGATAAAGAAGTTGGTCATAAAGGTTTAACAGAAATGATTGTTACCGAAAATATGCACCAACGTAAACAAAAAATGGCAGATTTGGCCGATGGCTTTGTGATTTTGCCAGGTGGTTTTGGTACGCTAGAGGAACTGTTTGAGGTTTTAACTTGGCTACAATTAGGTTTACACGGCAAGCCAATAGGTGTGTTAAACGTAAATGGTTTCTACGACCATCTCTTTAAACAAATGGATGTCATGGTAGAACATCGTTTCTTAAAACAAACCAATAGAGATTTAGTCTTTAATGAAACAGATGCGGCTGTGTTGGTTTCAAAAATGCAAAACTTTAAAGCGGCTCCAGATGAGGTATGGTTTAGAGATAGAAATCTTTCTTAG
- a CDS encoding histone H1, which translates to MEKFSKVKEVIAAIEADAEKFYNGGNAAAGTRVRKAMQDLKGLAQEIRTEVTEKKNSGK; encoded by the coding sequence ATGGAAAAATTTTCAAAAGTGAAAGAAGTAATCGCTGCAATTGAAGCAGATGCAGAAAAATTTTATAACGGTGGTAACGCTGCAGCAGGTACAAGAGTACGTAAAGCCATGCAAGACCTTAAAGGTTTAGCTCAAGAAATTCGTACTGAAGTAACTGAGAAAAAAAACTCAGGTAAATAA
- a CDS encoding TolB family protein: MKRQLIFFFIGFFCLSSCGLFKKTTTKSYEASRSQIMFTSNRDANYEVYIMNDDSTGVKNLTNNPATDYGQNWSPDGKYILFYSSRTENEEIWRMNSDGTNLINLTNAPSNERGASYSPSGRSIVFTSNRDNKTSDLYLMNADGSNIKRLTFDKGYCESPTWTLEGKQIVFTFFVEDDVNNKKASGELFIINANGSNRKRLTHKEGYDSGAAISPNGKNIAFYGKSESGNTDLFIMNIDGTGIVNITNDKLEDYSPAWSQDGKWLAYTSGNSANYDVWKINIDTKQKMRLTNQVKRDETPYYKPVKK; the protein is encoded by the coding sequence ATGAAAAGACAGCTTATTTTCTTCTTTATTGGTTTCTTTTGCTTGAGTTCTTGTGGCTTATTTAAAAAAACCACAACTAAGTCTTATGAGGCCTCTCGTAGCCAAATTATGTTTACTAGCAATAGAGATGCAAATTACGAGGTTTATATCATGAATGATGATAGCACAGGGGTTAAAAACCTAACCAATAATCCTGCTACAGATTATGGACAAAATTGGTCGCCTGATGGAAAATATATATTATTCTATAGCAGCAGGACTGAAAATGAAGAGATCTGGCGTATGAATAGTGATGGGACCAACTTAATCAACCTTACTAATGCCCCATCTAATGAAAGAGGCGCTTCTTATTCACCAAGTGGCAGATCCATTGTTTTTACTTCAAATCGTGATAACAAAACTTCAGACCTATATTTAATGAATGCTGATGGAAGCAATATTAAAAGATTAACATTTGATAAGGGTTATTGTGAAAGCCCTACATGGACACTTGAGGGTAAACAAATTGTATTTACTTTTTTTGTTGAAGACGATGTGAATAATAAAAAAGCCAGTGGGGAGCTTTTCATAATCAATGCTAATGGAAGTAACAGAAAAAGATTAACTCACAAAGAAGGCTATGATTCTGGTGCTGCTATCTCTCCCAATGGAAAAAACATTGCTTTTTATGGAAAATCCGAAAGCGGTAATACTGATCTTTTCATTATGAATATAGACGGAACAGGGATTGTTAACATTACCAATGATAAGTTAGAAGATTATTCTCCAGCTTGGTCGCAAGATGGCAAATGGCTTGCATACACTTCTGGTAACTCGGCCAATTATGATGTTTGGAAAATAAATATCGATACCAAACAAAAGATGCGTTTAACAAATCAGGTAAAAAGAGATGAAACTCCCTACTATAAACCTGTAAAAAAATGA
- a CDS encoding LytTR family DNA-binding domain-containing protein produces MITAVLVDDELINNSNLKALLNRHCPKINVIATTTNADEAKIQIMELKPDVVFLDIEMPDKNGFDLLKSIKEPNFDVVFVTAYDNYGIMAIKFSALDYLLKPINITELKKTIERVEQSVQVKKQNARLDNLLELLDKKHNNDSQKIALPTQKETYLVPVKEIVRCESSNNYTTFFLTNGSSHLISRPLYEYDELLSPYGFVRCHQSHLVNKTHVTSILNEDAGYLILDYTDQKIPIAKQRKSEVKSLLRM; encoded by the coding sequence ATGATTACAGCAGTACTGGTAGATGATGAATTGATCAATAACAGCAACCTAAAGGCTTTGCTTAATCGGCATTGCCCAAAAATTAATGTTATCGCTACCACCACAAATGCTGATGAGGCTAAAATTCAAATTATGGAATTAAAACCTGATGTGGTATTTTTAGATATAGAAATGCCTGATAAAAATGGATTTGATTTATTAAAATCAATAAAAGAACCTAATTTTGATGTGGTTTTTGTAACTGCATACGACAATTATGGGATCATGGCCATCAAGTTTTCTGCATTGGATTACCTATTAAAACCTATTAATATCACAGAACTGAAAAAAACGATAGAAAGAGTTGAACAATCAGTTCAAGTTAAAAAGCAAAATGCTCGACTTGATAACTTACTTGAATTATTGGATAAAAAGCACAATAATGATAGTCAGAAAATAGCTTTACCAACGCAAAAGGAAACTTATCTAGTGCCTGTTAAAGAGATTGTGAGGTGCGAATCTTCTAATAATTATACCACATTTTTCTTGACTAACGGCTCATCACACTTAATTTCGAGGCCACTCTATGAATATGATGAGTTGTTAAGTCCTTATGGTTTTGTACGTTGCCACCAATCTCATTTGGTGAACAAAACACATGTTACCAGTATTTTAAATGAAGATGCTGGTTATTTGATTTTGGATTATACCGATCAAAAGATTCCAATTGCTAAACAACGCAAAAGCGAGGTTAAGTCTTTGTTGAGAATGTGA